A DNA window from Staphylococcus warneri contains the following coding sequences:
- a CDS encoding amidohydrolase family protein — protein MSNAKAIDTHAHLWSEDYLEKLGKLGSQGTEVAKGINQSASKEDLDKRFKMMDDAGVDMQIISATPQSPQWGTKEEAHQSAQEINDLYESLVQQYPDRFLAYGAVSLPYVDQAIKEAQELLKKDAFVGIAIPTIVKDKVSVADKQFEPFFEAMNELNATLYIHPTGCGAQSPLVNDYQLEWVIGAPLESTFITLQLIKNEIPQKYPNIKFHISHLGGALPFFMTRIKDNYEDWNAFNIDPYEVLNRQFWYDTANFHEPSLINTIDTFGKDKLMMGSDFPYFQDEKYTRGVDYIKNSDIDPDTIDGILRGNAIEFYQLNHHHS, from the coding sequence ATGTCAAATGCAAAAGCGATTGATACACATGCACATTTATGGAGTGAAGACTATTTAGAGAAATTAGGCAAATTAGGTAGTCAAGGAACAGAAGTTGCTAAAGGGATTAATCAATCTGCCTCTAAAGAAGATCTAGACAAGCGCTTTAAAATGATGGACGATGCTGGCGTTGATATGCAAATCATTTCTGCCACACCACAATCACCACAATGGGGTACAAAAGAAGAAGCACATCAAAGTGCACAAGAGATTAACGATTTATATGAATCATTGGTTCAACAATACCCAGACCGTTTCTTAGCATATGGTGCAGTGTCACTTCCATATGTCGATCAAGCTATTAAAGAAGCACAAGAACTACTTAAAAAAGATGCCTTTGTAGGTATTGCGATTCCAACTATTGTGAAAGATAAAGTGTCAGTTGCCGATAAACAATTCGAACCTTTCTTCGAAGCTATGAACGAATTAAATGCAACACTTTATATTCATCCAACTGGTTGCGGTGCCCAAAGTCCACTCGTGAACGACTATCAATTAGAATGGGTGATTGGTGCACCATTAGAATCTACATTCATTACGTTACAATTAATTAAAAATGAGATTCCACAAAAGTATCCAAATATCAAATTCCATATTTCACACTTAGGTGGCGCTTTACCATTCTTCATGACTCGTATTAAAGACAATTACGAAGACTGGAATGCCTTTAATATTGATCCATATGAAGTATTAAATCGCCAATTTTGGTATGATACTGCTAATTTCCATGAACCTTCTTTAATCAATACCATTGATACATTCGGTAAGGATAAGCTCATGATGGGGTCAGACTTCCCTTACTTCCAAGACGAGAAATATACACGTGGTGTAGACTATATTAAAAACAGTGATATTGATCCAGACACAATTGACGGTATTTTAAGAGGTAATGCTATTGAGTTTTATCAGTTAAACCATCACCACTCTTAA
- a CDS encoding DoxX family protein, with protein sequence MLLRHVINAYVGKEIFKSSLPKVKNDDAMAQQFKEGFGLSRRSMRLAGLFEFVGSIFLFSSILGKLGQKLVVMGTLMINIVMGTAIYNHYKAGHGHQGAKAASKFFMLNVLSLIEVLSLNRRQ encoded by the coding sequence ATGTTACTAAGACATGTTATTAACGCATATGTAGGAAAAGAAATTTTTAAAAGTAGTTTACCAAAAGTAAAAAATGACGATGCTATGGCACAACAATTTAAAGAAGGATTCGGATTATCACGTCGTTCAATGCGATTAGCAGGATTATTCGAATTTGTAGGTTCTATCTTTTTATTTAGCTCAATTTTAGGCAAACTTGGCCAAAAATTAGTCGTTATGGGTACTTTAATGATTAACATCGTGATGGGTACAGCAATCTACAATCACTATAAAGCAGGACATGGTCACCAAGGTGCCAAAGCCGCTTCTAAATTCTTCATGTTAAATGTCCTTAGCTTAATCGAAGTTTTAAGTTTAAATCGTCGTCAATAA
- a CDS encoding DHA2 family efflux MFS transporter permease subunit: MTQTQPSHLNIKQRNLMIAVMMIGAFIGVLNQTLLTTILPEVMKDFAISSSTAQWLTTIFMLVNGIMIPVTAYLIERFSLRTLFFTAATCLILGSLICMLGVNFPLLLVGRSIQALGAGILMPLSQTLLFIIFPVEKRGMAMGIFGLVIGFAPAIGPTAAGWFIHLFDWRYLFLVVLLISVVDAIFGFLYLKNITETQQPSLDILSVIMSTLGFGGLLYGFSSAGNLGCSHPSVYVTIIISIIILALFIRRQLKLPSPLLEFRVFKYRSFTISMTLIVLMFVLFIGNLTILPIYMQTMMHWSPLESGLILLPGGLVMGLLSPVTGKLYDRVGGRSLSITGMLLIMIGALFMAQFNPQTSALYVIVTFSILMLGNSMIMTPMTTQALNALPVSLIAHGTAMNNTIRQISAAIGTGILVTLMTGFGHLSPLHGAAGLIHGLDITFYIVAFVALIGAFIALFSEKRQSNTTH; the protein is encoded by the coding sequence ATGACTCAGACACAACCATCACATTTAAATATAAAACAACGTAATTTAATGATTGCGGTCATGATGATTGGTGCTTTTATTGGTGTCTTAAACCAAACGTTACTTACAACGATATTGCCAGAGGTCATGAAGGACTTTGCGATATCAAGTAGTACGGCACAGTGGTTAACGACCATCTTTATGTTAGTGAACGGTATTATGATTCCTGTCACAGCCTACTTAATTGAGAGATTTTCATTACGTACACTATTCTTTACGGCTGCGACCTGTTTAATACTTGGTTCTTTAATCTGTATGTTGGGTGTTAATTTCCCATTATTATTAGTGGGTCGTAGTATTCAAGCGTTAGGTGCAGGTATTTTAATGCCATTATCTCAAACACTATTATTCATTATTTTTCCTGTTGAAAAACGTGGTATGGCAATGGGTATCTTCGGTCTTGTCATAGGCTTTGCACCTGCGATTGGTCCTACAGCAGCAGGTTGGTTCATCCACCTATTCGATTGGCGCTATCTATTTTTAGTCGTGCTCTTAATTAGTGTGGTTGACGCTATTTTCGGCTTTTTATATTTGAAAAATATTACCGAGACACAACAACCTTCGTTAGACATCTTGTCAGTCATCATGTCTACACTAGGATTTGGTGGTTTACTTTACGGCTTTAGTTCAGCCGGTAACCTTGGTTGTTCACATCCATCCGTTTACGTGACGATCATCATTTCCATCATTATACTTGCGCTATTTATACGTCGTCAGTTGAAACTACCTTCACCGTTACTCGAATTTAGAGTATTTAAATACCGTAGTTTCACCATTTCGATGACTTTAATTGTATTAATGTTTGTACTCTTTATCGGTAATTTGACTATTTTACCTATATACATGCAAACCATGATGCATTGGTCACCTTTAGAATCTGGTCTCATCTTATTACCTGGTGGACTCGTCATGGGCTTGTTGTCGCCTGTTACTGGTAAATTATACGACCGTGTTGGCGGCCGAAGTTTAAGTATCACTGGCATGTTATTGATTATGATAGGTGCCTTATTCATGGCACAGTTCAATCCACAGACATCAGCATTGTATGTCATTGTGACATTCTCCATCTTGATGTTAGGTAATTCTATGATTATGACACCAATGACTACACAAGCATTAAACGCTTTACCTGTATCCTTGATTGCGCATGGAACGGCAATGAATAATACAATTCGCCAAATTTCAGCAGCTATCGGTACAGGTATACTTGTAACACTCATGACTGGTTTCGGTCACCTTTCACCATTACACGGTGCAGCCGGTCTTATCCATGGCCTAGATATAACATTTTATATCGTTGCCTTTGTAGCACTGATAGGTGCATTCATTGCACTTTTCTCAGAAAAAAGACAATCAAATACAACACACTAA
- a CDS encoding arylamine N-acetyltransferase, whose amino-acid sequence MNIEGLEKYLNIDPNKYNEPSLEALNYYLKRYMLTVPFENIDVQNGVRISVEVDDIYEKIVNHQRGGFCYEMNHFFKAYLEAKGFTANMVSATIHTPGGGRSLKGSHMSLIVPIDGVNYVADVGYGDLPISAMPINNQDSDAIIEDINGEYRAIYVNDNLFYIQKWKDNEWDTEYEAELEPRDIHYFDYNIEYNQTNPNSTFVKRLLVTMSKSYGRATMSQNNLTLTKQRDKEKYDVTSENYRQFLKEEFNLDVKINRLEP is encoded by the coding sequence ATGAATATTGAAGGTCTTGAAAAATATTTAAATATAGATCCAAATAAATATAATGAACCAAGCTTAGAAGCATTAAATTATTATTTAAAACGATATATGTTAACAGTGCCTTTTGAAAATATAGATGTTCAAAATGGTGTGAGAATATCAGTAGAAGTAGATGATATCTATGAAAAAATCGTTAATCACCAACGTGGTGGTTTCTGTTATGAAATGAATCACTTCTTCAAAGCGTACTTAGAAGCAAAAGGCTTCACAGCAAATATGGTATCTGCAACTATTCATACACCAGGGGGCGGACGTAGTCTTAAAGGCTCTCATATGTCATTAATCGTGCCGATTGATGGTGTCAATTATGTCGCTGATGTCGGTTATGGTGACTTGCCAATAAGTGCTATGCCAATTAATAATCAAGATAGTGATGCAATCATTGAGGATATTAACGGAGAATATCGTGCCATTTATGTAAATGATAACTTATTCTACATTCAAAAATGGAAAGACAATGAGTGGGATACAGAATACGAAGCTGAGTTAGAACCTAGAGACATTCATTATTTTGATTACAATATCGAATACAATCAAACTAATCCTAATTCTACATTCGTTAAACGTTTGCTCGTTACAATGTCTAAATCATATGGTCGTGCGACAATGTCTCAAAATAATTTAACGTTAACGAAACAAAGAGATAAAGAAAAATATGATGTGACAAGTGAAAATTATCGTCAATTTTTAAAAGAAGAATTCAATTTAGATGTTAAAATTAATAGATTAGAACCATAA
- a CDS encoding TetR/AcrR family transcriptional regulator gives MTNQRKKRSDATHNKAIILQTTTQLLAQGEDISEMNMSEIAKKAGVGVGTLYRHFESKSLLCQAMMDEKVHDMFDEMDTFLHQHQDASVRDKIYGILSIYLDLKEANFNVLNFIEKSNSQHQSMINILFYEQLKELIKDQFTSQQQTQDLEFKINLMLNSFSSDFYYFAKHDQQLTKDQFLSRLLDIFIG, from the coding sequence ATGACCAATCAACGGAAAAAACGTAGTGATGCAACGCATAACAAAGCAATCATCTTACAGACAACGACCCAATTATTAGCACAGGGTGAAGATATTAGTGAGATGAATATGTCGGAAATCGCGAAGAAAGCTGGCGTGGGTGTAGGCACTTTATATCGTCACTTTGAAAGTAAATCGTTACTATGCCAAGCGATGATGGATGAAAAGGTTCATGATATGTTTGATGAAATGGATACGTTCCTTCATCAGCATCAAGATGCGTCTGTGAGGGATAAAATATATGGTATTTTATCTATTTATTTAGATTTAAAAGAGGCAAACTTTAATGTCCTAAATTTTATTGAGAAATCAAATTCTCAACATCAGTCAATGATTAATATTCTGTTTTATGAACAACTGAAAGAATTGATTAAAGACCAGTTCACTAGTCAGCAACAGACCCAAGATTTAGAGTTTAAGATTAATTTGATGCTAAACTCATTTTCATCAGATTTCTATTACTTTGCCAAACATGATCAACAACTGACTAAAGACCAATTTTTAAGCCGTTTATTAGATATATTTATAGGATAG
- a CDS encoding ABC transporter permease → MKLLAMIQRVIIELLRDKRTLALMFLAPLLVLTLMYFIFNSDEDTTLNIGIANSVSTKITDHMKNDDVSFKHFDSNQNVKAKIEDNHLDAFIYQDHQTLHVTYTNEDPSKSGSVKQLVHQSIQKDKMNDIKKVMNSMPQAAKNKDTNDIQLDHSYLYGDKDSNYFDKMFPILMGFFVFLFVFLISGIALLRERTTGTLERVLATPIRRSEIVFGYLLGYGIFAIIQTLIIVLFSIYLLNINLAGSLWYVLLINILLAITALVMGIFISTFANSEFQMVQFIPIVAIPQVFFSGIFPLENMTPWLANIGYLFPLRYAGDALTNIMIKGQGWSDIWFDVLILLIFIIIFIILNILGLKRYRKV, encoded by the coding sequence ACTAGCGCTTATGTTTTTAGCACCTTTATTAGTACTAACTTTAATGTACTTTATCTTTAATTCTGATGAAGACACTACTTTAAATATTGGCATCGCCAACTCTGTATCCACTAAAATAACTGACCATATGAAAAATGATGATGTGTCATTCAAGCACTTTGATTCTAATCAAAATGTTAAAGCTAAAATAGAAGACAATCACTTAGATGCTTTTATATATCAAGATCATCAGACTTTACATGTCACTTATACCAATGAAGATCCAAGTAAATCTGGTTCAGTTAAACAGTTAGTACATCAATCTATTCAAAAAGATAAAATGAATGATATTAAAAAAGTAATGAATTCAATGCCACAAGCAGCCAAAAATAAAGATACTAATGATATCCAACTAGATCATAGTTATTTATATGGGGATAAGGATAGTAACTATTTCGATAAAATGTTCCCTATTTTGATGGGATTCTTTGTCTTTTTATTCGTCTTTCTTATTTCAGGCATCGCCTTATTACGCGAGCGCACAACCGGAACGTTAGAACGCGTGCTTGCTACGCCAATTAGACGAAGTGAAATTGTTTTTGGTTATTTACTTGGTTACGGTATCTTTGCTATTATTCAAACATTGATTATCGTTCTGTTCTCAATCTATTTATTAAATATCAACCTAGCGGGTAGTCTTTGGTATGTCTTACTCATTAATATTTTATTAGCCATTACGGCATTAGTGATGGGCATTTTCATCTCAACATTTGCTAATTCAGAGTTTCAAATGGTTCAATTTATACCTATTGTTGCCATTCCACAAGTGTTCTTTTCTGGTATTTTCCCTCTAGAAAATATGACACCTTGGTTAGCTAACATTGGTTATTTATTCCCATTACGATACGCAGGAGATGCGTTAACAAACATTATGATTAAAGGACAAGGTTGGTCTGATATTTGGTTTGATGTTCTAATTCTTCTCATTTTCATTATAATATTTATCATTTTAAATATCCTCGGACTTAAACGTTATCGCAAAGTTTAA